AACGCCACGCAATCGGCCCTGCTAGGGACGGTCCTCAGCATGTTTCAGTGCCCATCTGACGGCCCTAGTTTATTCGGGCATTCCTGTCGCTCGCGCAATAGCTATGTCTCCAATGCGGGCATTGGGCTTCTGAAAAAAGAGTCGGTTCCCAGCCATACGCGCGGGGTCTTTTATCAGAACAGTAGTGAGAAGATGCGCGACATGCTGGATGGGACGACCAACACCATCGGCGTTTCGGAGACGATCAAAGTGGAGTCCGGTAAGCGTGGCGATTATCGCGGCGTTTGGAGTTATCCAGAAGGTTCGCATTACCAACATGACAACACGCCGAACTCGACCGTCCCTGATGAGGTTCGGACTTCGTGGTGCGACTCCGCAGATACTCTTGACCCGCTTGCTCCCTGCATTGGGACTTACGCCGCACATGACTCGCGCGCCATCAACATGGCGGCGCGAAGTCGGCACCCCGGAGGCGTTCTGGCGATGATGATGGACGGCTCCGTGCGGTTTGTCAGCTCCACCATCGATCTCACCACTTGGCAAAGTTTGGGGACGCCGCGAGGGCATGAAGTGATCGGCGAATTTTGAAATTTCATCATCGCCGCGATCTATTGACGCCTGCGCTGGCAATCCAACAGGGGCGACCAACGGAAGCCCCGGAATTCGTGGCAGATCGGTTCGACAGAATATTGGATTCCGTGCGCAGACATCAATAAGACGGCCTTCTTATAAAGTGATTCATAGTATGGAAAGAAATTTATTGTATTCGTATCGGTGGGCGATGACGGCCCTTCTTTTGCTACTCGGTTGCGACAGCGGAGATCAGGGGCTATCTCGCGCCAGCGTCTCTGGCTCTGTCTATGTCAACGGCGAACCGCTGCAAACGGGGCTAATCGCCTTCAAGCCGACGCAAGGTACGCCTGGGCCGTCAGTCGGGGGAAACATTGTCGGCGGCGTTTTTAACATTCCGCAAGTCGATGGTCCCTGCCAAGGTACGCATCGCGTGGAAGTTCGCGCGATGCGAGCTACCGGCCGGCGATCCAAGGAAGGATCAGGAAGCGAGACGCCAGACCGAGTGGTTGAAGAAATTGCGCAATATATCCCGGAGAAATACAACCGCCGCAGCGATTTGGTGGCCGAACTTACCACCTCGAAGGTCGATGGGCTAACGTATGAGCTGGAGGTGCCCTAGAGCGCTTTCTTTCCCCGAAGGCTGTTGCGTCTTCAGCGTCTTGACCGGCGCCTGTTCTTCTTCGTAGCCCACTGCACGAGCGAGACGACAGCTAAATTTTTCTATTGCGCAAATTCAAAACGCGCTTCCCGCTCCGAATTCATCCGCGGCGACAAGCGTGAGCCGATAAACGTCTCACTCCTGTCGCGGCGATGAATTACGGATAACGCTCGCTACGCTGCCGACGCGTTCCCCCAGGTCGCTGCGTTGATTTCAGCACCATCAACAAGGGCGCCATCCACCAAAGTCAATCGTCGCGTCGCTCTCTCGGCGACGCTAGGGTCATGCGTGACCACGACCAACGTTCGACCTTGTTGATGGCATTCGTCGAAAATTTTCAGCACGACTTCTTTGCTCGTCGGATCGAGATTTCCAGTCGGTTCGTCCGCAAGAATGATTTGCGGATCATTCACCAGAGTGCGCGCCAATGCGACGCGCTGTTGCTGCCCGACGCTTAGCTCGGCTGGCCGATGGTGGAGTCGCTCGGACAGACCAAGATCGACGAGCAATTCGGTTGCGCGCTGCTGTTGGGCTTGCGCCGTTAGCTTCGCAAAGCTGAGCGGCACTTGAACATTTTGCAGCGCGGATAGATAGGGGATCAGATTGAAGCTCTGGAACACAAACCCCATCTTCTGGCCACGGATGGCCGAGCGCGCCGCTACCGACTGATCGTAGAGCGAGACATCGTCAACGAACACGCGACCGGTCGACGGAGAGAGCATTCCTCCCAGCATCGACAGGAGCGTCGTCTTGCCGCTTCCGCTTGGCCCGACGATCGCGACGTATTCGCCGTCTTCAATTTTCAGCGCCTCGCAGCGAAACGCCGTCAGCTTCTGGCTGCGTCCCGAGTACTCTTTGGCGATGGTTTCAAGTTGAATCATTTTTAGACCTCACGAAAGCAAATACAGGGATCGAGTTGCGCCGCGCGTCGTGCTGGCCACCAGGCGGCGATCAATGCGACAAACGTCGCCAACAGAACTGCCAACAGAGAAGTTCCGCCCAACGGCGCGACGCTCACGCCAGCCCAAACAGGGCCGACGATCAATGCGGCGCTTACGCCGAGCAGACAGCCGATCGCGCCGGCCGCTAGTCCTAAGATCAACGCTTTACCCAGAAACAACTGCTGGATGTATCGCGGCGTCGCTCCTAAGGCCATCAGAGTTCCGATCTCGCGCCGTCGCTCCTGCACATTTGAAGAAATCGCGCCGGCCAGACCTGCGCCGCCGACGACCATCATGACCGCCAGGACGATCCAAGAGGTTTTCGCCATCAGTTGATTGACGCCCACTTGGGTTTGCACCACCTGCGAGATCGTAACGATCTTCGCGTTCGGCAACAGGTCTTGAAGTTGCGGAACCAACGAACCGGCGGCATCCTCGCAGCAGCCGACGATCTCGATCGCATTGCACGTAGCGCCGCTTTCCGAAAGCCGTTGCACTTCGTGCAGATGGGCGAAGACTCGACCGTCGTCCACGGTTCCCGTGGTGGGCAAAATGCCGAGCACGGTGAATTGCTCACCAAAGAGTTCGACATGGTCTGCAACTTTGCATCCCAACTTCGCGGCGATGTCCGCCCCCACGACGATCGCATTCTTGTCGAGTTCTTGAATCGCACGATGTTCGATCAGCGCCTGCGGACTGGCCAACTGTTGGGCGCTGACGACATTGGTTCGCTGACAGCATCCCGTGTCGGTCGTATTCATAAACATGGTGGTCGCCTGCCAGGTGGCCAAGGCCTCCACTTCCGATTGCGGCAAGATGCCGGTCACCGTGACCTGATGCTCATTGGCCGTGGTCGCGACGTTTAGTCGAGGCGAGACTTGCTCGACTCCCGAGAGTCCCGCAAGATAGATCTCGGCGACATGTTCTT
The nucleotide sequence above comes from Blastopirellula sp. J2-11. Encoded proteins:
- a CDS encoding ABC transporter ATP-binding protein, with amino-acid sequence MIQLETIAKEYSGRSQKLTAFRCEALKIEDGEYVAIVGPSGSGKTTLLSMLGGMLSPSTGRVFVDDVSLYDQSVAARSAIRGQKMGFVFQSFNLIPYLSALQNVQVPLSFAKLTAQAQQQRATELLVDLGLSERLHHRPAELSVGQQQRVALARTLVNDPQIILADEPTGNLDPTSKEVVLKIFDECHQQGRTLVVVTHDPSVAERATRRLTLVDGALVDGAEINAATWGNASAA
- a CDS encoding DUF1559 domain-containing protein; this translates as MRIRKKNACLGFTLVELLVVIAIIGVLIALLLPAVQQARESARRISCNNNLKQQGLAIHNYHDTLLSFPPGHMLSSTLSDRMTFVGFLWPYLEQNALYEEIPAPKYPDWGGCGNATQSALLGTVLSMFQCPSDGPSLFGHSCRSRNSYVSNAGIGLLKKESVPSHTRGVFYQNSSEKMRDMLDGTTNTIGVSETIKVESGKRGDYRGVWSYPEGSHYQHDNTPNSTVPDEVRTSWCDSADTLDPLAPCIGTYAAHDSRAINMAARSRHPGGVLAMMMDGSVRFVSSTIDLTTWQSLGTPRGHEVIGEF
- a CDS encoding ABC transporter permease; the protein is MNLRSIIWQELKSRPSAVIFNSLTILLGVAALVAIRHVTVHSEKEVSKQLSNLGANILVLPKEATLQNYYAADQNGGSLPEEHVAEIYLAGLSGVEQVSPRLNVATTANEHQVTVTGILPQSEVEALATWQATTMFMNTTDTGCCQRTNVVSAQQLASPQALIEHRAIQELDKNAIVVGADIAAKLGCKVADHVELFGEQFTVLGILPTTGTVDDGRVFAHLHEVQRLSESGATCNAIEIVGCCEDAAGSLVPQLQDLLPNAKIVTISQVVQTQVGVNQLMAKTSWIVLAVMMVVGGAGLAGAISSNVQERRREIGTLMALGATPRYIQQLFLGKALILGLAAGAIGCLLGVSAALIVGPVWAGVSVAPLGGTSLLAVLLATFVALIAAWWPARRAAQLDPCICFREV